In the Acropora muricata isolate sample 2 chromosome 1, ASM3666990v1, whole genome shotgun sequence genome, one interval contains:
- the LOC136928370 gene encoding uncharacterized protein — protein MLNTFLAEQAQKQARLKLQRVEKNRHTEDIAIQCKRSPQTVEVAVQTDIPDIMEELRDQVKSLTKIVAELTEMKAREKVTSLPLLSDSDLTFINEHDDVVEETPPQAPPAAITSAIIVPEPQVPQPLSAPSSLPTYPPPQMRSPLSTIDSNSPIFCSIPSLGPSDQQRQKVEAVVVLGKEMVSSAMACIDVLFSDEELANSNTSGSNGYRELDNLKIRFLMSVLRQKYESPLFMKQWEDVKSRINTRCRGKRRTVQRRLQKRVNF, from the coding sequence ATGCTGAACACGTTTCTGGCAGAACAAGCCCAAAAACAAGCCCGTCTGAAGCTGCAACGGGTCGAAAAAAACAGGCACACCGAAGACATTGCTATCCAGTGCAAAAGATCCCCTCAAACAGTGGAGGTAGCAGTTCAGACAGATATTCCAGACATCATGGAGGAGCTGCGAGATCAAGTAAAAAGCCTCACAAAAATTGTTGCAGAGCTGACCGAGATGAAGGCTAGAGAAAAGGTAACCAGTCTTCCGCTGTTGAGCGACTCGGACCTTACGTTCATCAATGAGCATGACGACGTCGTTGAAGAAACACCTCCTCAAGCTCCCCCTGCTGCCATCACTTCAGCTATTATTGTGCCAGAACCCCAAGTTCCTCAGCCACTTTCAGCTCCGTCATCACTCCCAACCTATCCTCCACCACAGATGCGGTCTCCTTTGTCCACTATAGATAGCAATTCACCAATTTTCTGCAGCATCCCGAGCCTTGGGCCTTCAGACCAGCAGAGGCAGAAAGTGGAGGCCGTTGTCGTCTTGGGCAAAGAAATGGTATCCTCTGCCATGGCGTGCATCGATGTGTTATTCTCTGACGAGGAGCTGGCTAATAGCAACACGTCTGGAAGTAACGGATATAGAGAACTTGATAATCTAAAAATTCGTTTTCTGATGTCAGTGCTTCGCCAGAAGTACGAATCCCCATTGTTCATGAAGCAGTGGGAAGACGTGAAATCGAGGATAAACACTAGGTGTAGGGGTAAAAGAAGAACTGTTCAACGTAGACTGCAAAAGCGAGTGAATTTTTAA